Proteins from one Anastrepha obliqua isolate idAnaObli1 chromosome 2, idAnaObli1_1.0, whole genome shotgun sequence genomic window:
- the LOC129236972 gene encoding uncharacterized protein LOC129236972 isoform X2: protein MQNQVEPLVQTMTSLTEASSYVTRQDILNFPFPYKLWLVVHMDFCDFLRWNRDGTVILLDLVALEDYLNSTRSIFKIKNRSTFLEHLEQFKFDRLNATPEAEEDLLLQYKNENFQRHRLDLLAKIRRHTYQLLGNIEKTDGICGTETAAQLQQMSEELKYRQVADRMLGDLCFMSHGGLSKIQKSRLRFQTVLGFQNETRILEEKLQASDEYAAIQAQQRRLKSDVLGRTSIGATEEEQVIELPVDLFENPHDSVLHLGDDFRPEYAGYYGNCSKDQVLHFFGDYLPMYEDGSMEVKKILAEIPTNQHTISSNKGQLCMPAQIIDSDYSLTSTLSESISQQIVPTLNLSSTLEPIFKNDEEEDVNNHLLNNDNNGNICSLGETEAEISMDEFIKFKANIKEDIKINCAESGKDFPQMPAAVKMEIADESDSENEANFRNFFSQYRASLNLLYERH, encoded by the exons ATGCAAAACCAAGTTGAACCGCTTGTGCAGACGATGACGAGCTTGACGGAAGCTTCTTCATACGTTACTAGACAAGACATATTAAATTTTCCTTTTCCGTACAAATTGTGGCTGGTTGTCCACATGGATTTCTGTGACTTTTTGCGTTGGAATCGAGACGGAACTGTAATATTGCTCGATTTAGTAGCTCTGGAAGATTATTTAAATTCCACGCGttctatatttaaaattaaaaatcgttcTACATTTCTGGAGCATCTCGAGCAGTTTAAATTCGATAGATTGAATGCCACGCCGGAAGCGGAAGAGGACTTGCTTTTGCAGTATAAAAACGAAAACTTCCAGCGACACCGTTTGGACCTTTTAGCGAAAATCCGTCGACATACCTATCAACTATTGGGTAATATTGAAAAGACGGACGGCATTTGTGGCACGGAAACTGCTGCCCAATTGCAACAAATGTCTGAAGAACTGAAGTACCGCCAGGTAGCTGATCGGATGCTGGGCGATTTATGCTTTATGTCACATGGCGGTCTGTCGAAAATCCAAAAGAGTCGACTACGTTTCCAAACAGTTTTGGGTTTCCAAAATGAAACACGCATATTGGAAGAGAAGCTACAGGCTTCTGACGAATATGCGGCTATACAGGCTCAACAACGCAGACTTAAATCAGATGTGCTTGGACGTACGAGCATTGGAGCAACGGAAGAAGAGCAGGTCATAGAACTGCCTGTTGATTTATTTGAGAATCCACATGATTCGGTGCTACATTTGGGAGACGACTTCCGACCAGAATATGCGGGGTATTATGGAAATTGCAGCAAAGATCAGGTCTTACATTTCTTTGGAGATTACTTACCTATGTACGAAGATGGTTCCATGgaagtaaagaaaattttggCAGAAAT TCCTACTAATCAGCACACCATTTCCTCGAACAAAGGGCAATTGTGTATGCCGGCTCAAATTATTGATTCAGACTATAGTTTAACATCGACATTGTCTGAATCTATCTCTCAACAAATTGTACCCACATTAAACTTGTCCTCAACTTTGGAACCGATTTTTAAGAACGACGAGGAAGAGGATGTAAATAACCACTTACTTAATAACGACAATAATGGGAATATTTGTAGCTTGGGAGAGACAGAAGCCGAAATTTCCATGGATGAGTTcataaaatttaaagcaaatataaaggaagacataaaaattaattgtgctGAATCAGGTAAAGATTTTCCCCAGATGCCAGCGGCAGTGAAAATGGAAATCGCCGACGAATCAGACTCGGAGAACGAAGCCAATTTCCGCAATTTCTTCAGTCAATATCGTGCTTCCTTAAATTTACTATATGAACGTCATTGA
- the LOC129236972 gene encoding uncharacterized protein LOC129236972 isoform X1 has protein sequence MQNQVEPLVQTMTSLTEASSYVTRQDILNFPFPYKLWLVVHMDFCDFLRWNRDGTVILLDLVALEDYLNSTRSIFKIKNRSTFLEHLEQFKFDRLNATPEAEEDLLLQYKNENFQRHRLDLLAKIRRHTYQLLGNIEKTDGICGTETAAQLQQMSEELKYRQVADRMLGDLCFMSHGGLSKIQKSRLRFQTVLGFQNETRILEEKLQASDEYAAIQAQQRRLKSDVLGRTSIGATEEEQVIELPVDLFENPHDSVLHLGDDFRPEYAGYYGNCSKDQVLHFFGDYLPMYEDGSMEVKKILAEMCPTNQHTISSNKGQLCMPAQIIDSDYSLTSTLSESISQQIVPTLNLSSTLEPIFKNDEEEDVNNHLLNNDNNGNICSLGETEAEISMDEFIKFKANIKEDIKINCAESGKDFPQMPAAVKMEIADESDSENEANFRNFFSQYRASLNLLYERH, from the exons ATGCAAAACCAAGTTGAACCGCTTGTGCAGACGATGACGAGCTTGACGGAAGCTTCTTCATACGTTACTAGACAAGACATATTAAATTTTCCTTTTCCGTACAAATTGTGGCTGGTTGTCCACATGGATTTCTGTGACTTTTTGCGTTGGAATCGAGACGGAACTGTAATATTGCTCGATTTAGTAGCTCTGGAAGATTATTTAAATTCCACGCGttctatatttaaaattaaaaatcgttcTACATTTCTGGAGCATCTCGAGCAGTTTAAATTCGATAGATTGAATGCCACGCCGGAAGCGGAAGAGGACTTGCTTTTGCAGTATAAAAACGAAAACTTCCAGCGACACCGTTTGGACCTTTTAGCGAAAATCCGTCGACATACCTATCAACTATTGGGTAATATTGAAAAGACGGACGGCATTTGTGGCACGGAAACTGCTGCCCAATTGCAACAAATGTCTGAAGAACTGAAGTACCGCCAGGTAGCTGATCGGATGCTGGGCGATTTATGCTTTATGTCACATGGCGGTCTGTCGAAAATCCAAAAGAGTCGACTACGTTTCCAAACAGTTTTGGGTTTCCAAAATGAAACACGCATATTGGAAGAGAAGCTACAGGCTTCTGACGAATATGCGGCTATACAGGCTCAACAACGCAGACTTAAATCAGATGTGCTTGGACGTACGAGCATTGGAGCAACGGAAGAAGAGCAGGTCATAGAACTGCCTGTTGATTTATTTGAGAATCCACATGATTCGGTGCTACATTTGGGAGACGACTTCCGACCAGAATATGCGGGGTATTATGGAAATTGCAGCAAAGATCAGGTCTTACATTTCTTTGGAGATTACTTACCTATGTACGAAGATGGTTCCATGgaagtaaagaaaattttggCAGAAATGTG TCCTACTAATCAGCACACCATTTCCTCGAACAAAGGGCAATTGTGTATGCCGGCTCAAATTATTGATTCAGACTATAGTTTAACATCGACATTGTCTGAATCTATCTCTCAACAAATTGTACCCACATTAAACTTGTCCTCAACTTTGGAACCGATTTTTAAGAACGACGAGGAAGAGGATGTAAATAACCACTTACTTAATAACGACAATAATGGGAATATTTGTAGCTTGGGAGAGACAGAAGCCGAAATTTCCATGGATGAGTTcataaaatttaaagcaaatataaaggaagacataaaaattaattgtgctGAATCAGGTAAAGATTTTCCCCAGATGCCAGCGGCAGTGAAAATGGAAATCGCCGACGAATCAGACTCGGAGAACGAAGCCAATTTCCGCAATTTCTTCAGTCAATATCGTGCTTCCTTAAATTTACTATATGAACGTCATTGA